The proteins below are encoded in one region of Thermococcus peptonophilus:
- a CDS encoding mechanosensitive ion channel family protein, translated as MGAANSTSFWNQGVLGRKILFTLTTGAVVKAVLILMVGLVIAKVLRRYLLSLARTTKYVWIINEDTASTIHNMVVVVALVYSLDALGVLSITVAGTSLSNILVAFLVFYFSYVLAKKSKDYIIMRSSKQKLPEVQLKAKLYYYTFVTLAFFMALNIAGLSGRLSTIIAAAGITGIVLGFSAQTVVANFISGIFMYFDKPLRIGDAVRIGDFEGIVHDIRILSTRIRQWDGTLVRIPNEKLFNSEIINLQKYPARRAEITVGIAYKEDAQKAIDTIMKVLEEEPIVLAEPEPRVYVRELGDSSVNITIWAWVPSELWLGQNLLRSKYRLLQKIKEALDREGIEIPFPQRVNWFAEALRVKIEEPKEDSS; from the coding sequence ATGGGGGCTGCAAACAGTACCTCCTTCTGGAATCAGGGCGTTTTGGGAAGAAAGATCCTCTTTACTCTAACCACAGGTGCCGTTGTAAAGGCGGTTTTAATCCTCATGGTAGGCCTCGTTATAGCAAAGGTTCTCAGGAGGTACTTGCTCAGCCTTGCTAGAACCACAAAGTACGTCTGGATAATCAACGAGGATACTGCCTCAACGATTCACAACATGGTGGTGGTCGTCGCTCTGGTGTACTCCCTTGACGCCCTTGGGGTTCTCTCAATTACCGTGGCTGGCACCAGCCTGAGCAATATCCTCGTCGCTTTCCTTGTGTTCTACTTCTCTTACGTCCTTGCCAAAAAGTCAAAGGACTACATTATAATGCGTTCTTCAAAGCAGAAACTTCCGGAAGTTCAGCTCAAGGCGAAGCTCTACTACTATACTTTCGTCACGCTGGCGTTCTTCATGGCCCTCAACATAGCAGGGCTGAGTGGCAGATTGTCAACGATAATCGCCGCCGCGGGAATAACGGGTATCGTCCTCGGTTTTTCGGCCCAGACTGTTGTAGCAAACTTCATCTCGGGCATATTCATGTACTTCGACAAGCCCCTTAGGATAGGGGACGCGGTAAGGATAGGAGACTTTGAGGGTATAGTCCATGATATTAGAATCCTTTCCACAAGAATACGGCAGTGGGATGGCACGCTCGTCAGGATACCAAACGAGAAGCTGTTTAACAGCGAGATAATCAACCTCCAGAAATATCCTGCAAGGAGGGCCGAGATAACCGTGGGAATAGCCTACAAGGAAGATGCCCAGAAGGCTATAGACACCATCATGAAGGTCTTAGAGGAGGAACCCATAGTGCTCGCAGAACCTGAGCCGAGGGTCTACGTGAGGGAACTCGGGGACAGCTCGGTCAACATAACGATCTGGGCGTGGGTTCCAAGCGAGCTCTGGCTGGGTCAGAACCTCCTCCGCTCGAAATACCGCCTCCTCCAGAAGATCAAAGAGGCACTCGACAGAGAGGGCATCGAGATACCGTTCCCGCAGAGGGTCAACTGGTTCGCGGAGGCACTGAGGGTAAAGATAGAAGAGCCAAAAGAAGATAGCTCTTAA
- a CDS encoding DUF432 domain-containing protein, producing MFGEHELKTQFIKIADKKIHLLEDKGGLVRYRREEFEAIIKKNNGEKLRVLPAPALGYGVRLLMIKFREPLVIPPKDAIAGFVEAPVEVDVKIGDLTIDHFILGREKYALYGAIEAGVICRYHVSPFYTEEPEAIGVAKLIVSNPSPEWKSLERVVVPIKGTSMYYEKTKAYYPLLLVTLKNHSPEVNNTGRPPKEGLNAVGKGLSLPNFLMRW from the coding sequence ATGTTTGGAGAGCATGAACTCAAAACCCAGTTCATCAAGATCGCTGACAAAAAAATCCATCTCCTGGAGGATAAGGGGGGATTAGTCAGGTACAGGCGGGAGGAGTTTGAGGCAATCATAAAGAAGAACAACGGCGAAAAGCTGAGGGTTCTCCCCGCTCCAGCCCTGGGGTACGGTGTGAGGCTTCTGATGATAAAGTTCAGAGAACCCCTTGTAATACCTCCAAAAGACGCCATAGCTGGGTTCGTTGAGGCCCCGGTAGAGGTTGACGTTAAAATCGGTGACCTAACAATCGATCACTTCATTCTCGGGAGGGAGAAGTACGCCCTCTACGGTGCCATAGAGGCCGGTGTAATCTGCCGCTATCATGTTAGCCCCTTCTACACTGAGGAGCCAGAGGCCATAGGGGTTGCGAAGCTCATAGTCTCAAACCCCTCCCCCGAGTGGAAGTCCCTCGAGAGGGTTGTCGTCCCGATAAAGGGGACTTCAATGTACTACGAGAAGACAAAAGCTTACTATCCCCTACTTCTCGTCACGCTCAAGAACCACAGCCCGGAGGTAAACAACACGGGTAGGCCGCCAAAAGAGGGCCTGAACGCGGTTGGAAAAGGCCTTTCGCTACCCAACTTCCTGATGAGGTGGTAG
- a CDS encoding DUF434 domain-containing protein, translated as MSLPDAYRDLKYLLNRGYSKKSALKFVADHYRLPLRDRYLLARCVFSDEWIAEVRKKLLTPGELKGKALAVDGFNVLITLESVLDGEAILCEDGLVRDLKYQGKYRLNERTPKVVEIVVEALTGLKISKALFFYGKNVPKSGIVQKITEEALHRYCLEGEVMLVKSPDFELRAFNTVATADIGIIFRVEHVFDVPHYVSERLGIRIKSIFDILQVKRR; from the coding sequence ATGTCTCTCCCCGATGCTTACCGCGATTTAAAGTACCTCCTGAACAGGGGTTACTCCAAGAAGAGCGCCCTGAAGTTCGTAGCGGACCACTACCGGCTCCCGCTGAGGGATAGATACCTTCTGGCGAGGTGCGTTTTCTCCGATGAATGGATAGCGGAAGTTAGGAAAAAGCTCCTCACACCGGGGGAACTGAAGGGGAAAGCTCTAGCCGTTGACGGCTTCAACGTCCTCATAACCCTCGAATCCGTCCTCGACGGCGAGGCGATACTCTGCGAGGACGGCCTGGTTAGGGACCTGAAGTACCAGGGAAAGTATCGGCTGAATGAGAGAACCCCCAAAGTTGTCGAAATTGTCGTTGAAGCTCTTACCGGACTGAAAATCTCCAAAGCACTCTTCTTCTACGGCAAGAACGTCCCAAAGAGCGGGATTGTCCAAAAAATTACCGAAGAAGCTCTGCATCGATACTGCTTGGAGGGAGAAGTGATGCTCGTAAAAAGCCCCGACTTCGAGCTTAGGGCTTTCAACACCGTTGCAACGGCCGACATAGGGATAATCTTCAGAGTAGAGCACGTTTTTGATGTCCCTCACTATGTATCCGAAAGGCTTGGCATAAGGATCAAGAGTATTTTTGATATACTCCAAGTTAAAAGGCGCTAA
- a CDS encoding HD domain-containing protein — protein sequence MYTEEGLLNEIRELMDDEELFEMYERAFREYHYYFDTTNYIVLNVYNFNDHGPIHVLLTTRRALELLRIIKKFGIQTTAEKLGKPFRWSKFIVAFGALFHDIGNMIHRTPHYQFSVFLAEPIIEKLVSEFENRDPLLLKALTLNAIYTHDEHVPCTTIEGSLVTIADGCDMEAGRSRLVHKKDKVDIHAVSALAIKRVEIKEGNEEEPILIEIWMKHPAGIFQVDEILTKKVKSSLLSGKIRLRIHTGADGEIFEKVV from the coding sequence ATGTACACCGAAGAGGGACTTTTGAATGAGATCCGTGAGCTCATGGACGATGAGGAGCTCTTTGAAATGTACGAGAGAGCCTTTAGAGAGTACCATTACTACTTCGATACTACAAACTACATAGTCCTCAATGTCTACAACTTCAACGACCATGGGCCAATTCACGTCCTCCTGACGACGAGGAGGGCACTTGAGCTCCTCAGGATAATCAAGAAGTTCGGCATCCAGACTACAGCCGAAAAGCTCGGAAAGCCCTTCCGCTGGAGCAAGTTCATCGTTGCCTTCGGCGCACTTTTCCACGACATTGGAAACATGATACACAGAACTCCCCACTACCAGTTCAGCGTCTTCTTGGCTGAGCCGATAATAGAAAAGCTCGTGTCCGAGTTTGAAAATCGCGATCCGCTTCTCCTCAAGGCCCTCACTCTCAACGCCATCTACACTCACGACGAGCACGTGCCGTGCACGACCATAGAGGGCTCTCTGGTAACGATAGCGGACGGCTGTGACATGGAGGCAGGAAGGAGCAGGCTCGTCCACAAGAAGGACAAGGTGGACATCCACGCCGTTTCGGCGCTGGCTATAAAGAGGGTTGAGATCAAGGAAGGGAACGAGGAAGAGCCCATACTCATTGAGATCTGGATGAAGCACCCGGCGGGAATCTTCCAGGTGGACGAGATACTGACCAAGAAGGTCAAGAGCTCACTCCTCAGCGGAAAGATCAGGCTCAGGATACACACTGGGGCAGACGGGGAGATATTCGAGAAAGTCGTCTAA
- a CDS encoding PIN domain-containing protein, which produces MSESRRREWLVVPDTNFLLVPGQFGVDIISELHRILDVKFRVVVPNVVLDELNVIEGKSRGRDLMAVRMAKKLVERFETVEIGRFGEKPIDDQIFNFAVENERVIVCTNDKGLKKRLRERGVPVVYLRSKKILELEGMLE; this is translated from the coding sequence ATGAGCGAAAGCCGGAGGAGAGAGTGGCTGGTCGTTCCGGACACGAACTTCCTCCTCGTTCCGGGTCAGTTCGGCGTCGATATAATTAGTGAACTCCACCGAATCCTTGACGTTAAGTTCAGGGTAGTGGTTCCAAACGTCGTCCTTGATGAGCTGAACGTCATAGAAGGGAAGTCCCGTGGAAGAGACCTGATGGCCGTCAGGATGGCGAAGAAGCTGGTGGAGCGGTTCGAGACCGTTGAGATTGGCCGCTTTGGGGAAAAGCCCATAGACGACCAGATATTCAACTTCGCGGTGGAGAACGAGCGCGTAATCGTCTGCACGAACGACAAGGGGCTTAAGAAGAGGCTCCGCGAAAGGGGCGTTCCCGTCGTCTATCTTCGCTCGAAGAAGATTCTGGAGCTTGAAGGAATGCTTGAGTGA